In one window of Pelosinus sp. IPA-1 DNA:
- a CDS encoding multidrug efflux RND transporter permease subunit codes for MARFFIERPIFAIVLSIMIVVAGTIAGLNLPIAQYPQIQPPTVSVSASYIGANAEVVNQTVAQVLEEQINGVQGMNYMSSNSDDSGAYSLEVVFDLGVDGDIAAVKVQNSVAQANANLPAEVTAAGITTQKASSDMAMMLSFYSPKGTYDSVFLTNYFNVYLKDAIKRVNGVGNMMVLGSDFSRRIWINPDRMAELGLTVADVLEAVKEQNVQAPAGTIGAMPVPKKQEFQYTAKVRGRLASIADFENIIVKAQPNGSFVYLKDIARVENAGKDLNYSTKQDGANAVAVGIQLTSDANAMNTIAGVKKAVAAAEENFPPDMKYRAIFDNTNFIAESMHEVVKTFFEAMALVMIIVFLFLQSWRATLIPMLAVPVSLIGTFGAFVLLGFSINTLTLFAMVLAIGLVVDDAIVVIEAVEHHMRFNKLTPVEATKKAMAEVSGPVIAIAFVLAAVFVPVAFIGGMVGVLYRQFALTIAVSMALSALVALSLTPALCALLLKPYKEQAKDSVLGRFFGQFNDWFDRTTSAYSEMVKSLISKAKYSCIFLLIILVGMVFLYKIVPTTFVPDEDQGYFAVAVTLPEGASMNRTQAVTDRLAGEIKELPGVDQVIAIDGFDMLSNGAKANTAALFVCLEPWSNRRDSATQIDSIIGQVQSKSDLFPEASIMAFNMPPLPGLGMISGFTMVLQDMSGHSKEELDGMTKKLVLAANQLPEVAAVYSTYKSDSPGYEFEVDREKVKNLGIALNDVFTALQVNFGGTQVNDFNLFNRTYKVVMQADTMFRNEADMMRFIYVRSSNGSMIPLDTLLKPKLTTGTSIISRFNAARSIQINGSVGEGYSSGQALAAMEKLAKETLPSGFSVEWSGQSREEKKAGSTTMQILALALVFVFLCLAALYESWSVPYAVMLSVPTGIFGALLSQYTMNLQNSVYMQIGVIMLIGLAAKNAILIVEFAKVRVDKGMDPVKAAIEAASLRLRPILMTSFAFIIGCLPLAMASGAGAGARKAMGTAVVGGMTIATAFGIFLIPVLFVVVEWIVAKLSWKKKKKEVYSA; via the coding sequence GTGGCAAGATTTTTTATCGAGCGTCCAATTTTTGCAATTGTTCTTTCCATTATGATTGTGGTAGCGGGAACGATTGCTGGGCTGAATCTCCCCATTGCCCAGTATCCACAAATCCAGCCGCCAACAGTATCGGTGTCGGCATCCTATATTGGCGCGAATGCTGAAGTTGTCAATCAGACGGTAGCCCAGGTTTTGGAAGAGCAGATTAATGGTGTACAGGGTATGAACTATATGAGCTCAAATTCCGATGATTCGGGTGCCTACAGTCTGGAAGTTGTTTTTGATTTGGGAGTCGATGGAGACATTGCTGCCGTCAAGGTGCAGAACAGTGTCGCCCAGGCCAATGCCAATTTGCCGGCAGAAGTAACCGCGGCTGGCATTACCACCCAAAAAGCATCTTCAGACATGGCTATGATGCTGAGCTTCTATTCACCCAAGGGCACTTATGACAGTGTATTTTTAACTAATTATTTCAATGTTTACTTGAAGGATGCTATTAAGCGGGTTAACGGTGTCGGCAATATGATGGTCCTGGGGTCGGATTTTTCCCGGCGTATCTGGATTAATCCAGATCGCATGGCGGAACTGGGCTTAACGGTAGCCGATGTGCTTGAGGCCGTCAAGGAACAGAATGTTCAGGCACCGGCCGGTACAATCGGTGCCATGCCTGTACCCAAAAAGCAGGAGTTTCAATATACCGCGAAAGTGCGGGGGCGTTTAGCAAGTATCGCCGATTTTGAAAATATTATCGTGAAGGCCCAGCCGAATGGCTCCTTCGTTTATCTGAAAGATATTGCGCGAGTCGAGAATGCCGGGAAAGACTTGAATTATTCCACAAAACAAGATGGAGCCAATGCAGTTGCAGTGGGCATTCAGCTCACCAGCGATGCCAATGCAATGAATACCATTGCGGGAGTGAAAAAAGCTGTAGCAGCAGCAGAAGAAAATTTTCCACCGGATATGAAATATAGAGCCATCTTTGATAATACGAATTTTATCGCCGAATCCATGCATGAGGTGGTTAAAACCTTTTTTGAAGCGATGGCCCTCGTTATGATCATAGTATTTCTTTTTCTGCAAAGCTGGCGGGCAACGCTGATTCCGATGCTGGCCGTTCCCGTATCATTAATTGGTACGTTTGGTGCTTTTGTGCTTCTTGGTTTTTCGATTAACACCTTGACTCTATTCGCTATGGTATTGGCAATTGGATTGGTTGTCGATGATGCCATTGTCGTTATTGAAGCCGTCGAGCATCATATGCGCTTTAATAAACTGACACCGGTGGAGGCCACGAAAAAAGCAATGGCCGAAGTGTCCGGGCCGGTTATTGCCATTGCTTTTGTATTGGCCGCTGTATTTGTTCCGGTTGCTTTCATCGGCGGCATGGTAGGCGTTCTCTACCGCCAGTTCGCCTTGACGATAGCGGTGTCGATGGCTTTATCTGCTCTAGTCGCTTTGTCCCTGACCCCGGCACTGTGTGCCCTGTTATTAAAGCCTTACAAAGAGCAGGCAAAGGACAGTGTTCTGGGCAGATTTTTTGGCCAATTTAATGACTGGTTTGACCGAACTACCAGTGCATATAGTGAAATGGTGAAATCATTAATCTCCAAAGCGAAATATTCTTGTATATTCTTGTTGATCATTTTAGTAGGGATGGTGTTCCTATACAAAATTGTCCCGACGACCTTTGTACCGGATGAAGATCAGGGATATTTTGCGGTAGCTGTCACTCTGCCGGAAGGCGCGAGTATGAATAGGACACAGGCAGTAACCGACCGATTGGCTGGAGAAATTAAAGAACTGCCAGGTGTCGATCAGGTTATCGCAATTGACGGTTTTGATATGTTGTCAAATGGTGCCAAGGCCAACACGGCAGCTCTATTTGTTTGTCTTGAACCGTGGAGTAACCGAAGAGATTCTGCTACCCAGATCGATTCCATCATCGGTCAGGTTCAAAGCAAATCTGACCTCTTTCCAGAAGCTTCTATTATGGCCTTTAACATGCCGCCCTTGCCAGGTCTGGGGATGATCAGCGGTTTTACTATGGTACTGCAGGATATGTCCGGTCACAGCAAGGAAGAACTGGATGGTATGACGAAGAAACTTGTGCTTGCCGCCAATCAACTTCCGGAAGTGGCGGCGGTATACTCAACATATAAAAGTGATTCTCCCGGCTATGAGTTCGAAGTTGACCGGGAAAAGGTGAAAAATCTGGGCATTGCCTTAAATGATGTATTCACGGCGCTGCAAGTCAATTTCGGCGGTACCCAGGTGAATGACTTTAACCTGTTCAACCGTACTTATAAAGTGGTTATGCAGGCAGATACAATGTTCCGTAATGAAGCTGACATGATGCGCTTTATCTATGTCCGGTCCTCGAATGGCTCCATGATTCCGTTAGATACCTTGCTTAAACCGAAGCTAACGACAGGGACGTCCATTATTTCCCGTTTCAATGCTGCTCGCAGCATTCAGATTAATGGCTCCGTAGGAGAAGGCTACAGTTCGGGGCAAGCTCTTGCTGCTATGGAGAAACTGGCGAAAGAAACGCTGCCTTCCGGTTTTAGTGTGGAGTGGTCAGGGCAAAGCCGGGAGGAAAAGAAAGCCGGCAGCACAACCATGCAGATTTTGGCACTGGCCTTGGTATTTGTCTTTTTATGCCTGGCGGCACTGTATGAGAGTTGGAGCGTTCCCTATGCTGTTATGCTTTCTGTGCCAACCGGCATTTTTGGGGCATTATTGTCCCAATATACTATGAATCTGCAAAACAGTGTTTATATGCAGATTGGAGTGATTATGCTGATCGGTTTAGCCGCTAAAAATGCAATTTTAATCGTTGAATTTGCTAAAGTTAGGGTGGATAAGGGGATGGACCCGGTTAAAGCTGCTATCGAAGCGGCATCCTTACGGCTTCGACCTATTCTGATGACTTCTTTCGCCTTTATTATTGGATGCCTGCCGCTGGCAATGGCTAGTGGTGCTGGTGCTGGCGCAAGGAAGGCGATGGGGACTGCGGTTGTTGGTGGTATGACGATCGCTACGGCTTTTGGTATTTTCCTCATTCCCGTATTATTTGTGGTTGTGGAATGGATTGTAGCTAAATTAAGCTGGAAGAAAAAGAAAAAAGAAGTCTATTCAGCATAA
- a CDS encoding multidrug efflux SMR transporter, which yields MNGYVFLGIAIALEVFSTSMLKYSEGFTKLYPSLAFVVGMSASFYAVAQAMTVIPLNITYAIWAGLGTVLTALVSILIWKESINIYSGIGIGLIVIGVVMLNLKGPAH from the coding sequence ATGAACGGATATGTTTTTTTAGGCATAGCAATAGCCTTAGAAGTATTTTCTACATCTATGCTTAAATATTCAGAAGGCTTTACGAAGCTATACCCTAGTCTTGCTTTTGTAGTAGGGATGAGTGCTTCATTTTATGCAGTGGCTCAAGCCATGACGGTTATTCCACTAAACATCACCTATGCGATTTGGGCTGGATTAGGAACGGTTTTGACAGCATTAGTGTCTATTTTGATTTGGAAAGAATCTATTAATATCTATAGTGGTATAGGGATAGGATTAATCGTCATTGGCGTAGTAATGCTTAACTTAAAGGGACCTGCTCATTGA
- a CDS encoding AAA family ATPase, which produces MDKNQYVSKVLLEKHNIPSGKHYPFSIPAIAKLDSLALHPNVTFLIGENGAGKSTLVEAIAIAFGLNPEGGSKHFTFSTKESHSPLHEHMVLCKGVKRPRDSFFLRAESFFNVATNVDDLGVGEAYGEHSLHEQSHGESFMSLFLHRFKGKGFYILDEPEAALSPMRQLAFISRLHQLVLDNSQFIIATHSPIILSYPNSYIYNIDGSGINKIEYEQTDHFMINKHFFNNRKAVLNELMQV; this is translated from the coding sequence TTGGATAAGAATCAATATGTTTCTAAAGTTTTGTTGGAGAAACATAATATACCCTCCGGTAAGCACTATCCGTTTTCAATACCTGCTATAGCAAAATTGGATAGTCTTGCATTACATCCCAATGTGACTTTTTTGATTGGAGAAAATGGAGCAGGAAAATCAACGTTAGTCGAAGCAATCGCAATTGCTTTTGGGCTTAATCCTGAGGGTGGATCGAAACATTTTACCTTTTCAACGAAAGAATCACATTCGCCGTTGCATGAACATATGGTTTTATGTAAAGGCGTTAAAAGGCCAAGGGATTCTTTTTTTCTACGGGCGGAGAGTTTCTTTAACGTGGCTACGAATGTTGATGATCTAGGTGTTGGAGAAGCCTATGGTGAGCATTCTCTTCATGAGCAATCACATGGTGAGTCCTTCATGTCACTTTTCTTACATCGATTTAAGGGGAAGGGGTTTTATATTCTTGATGAGCCCGAAGCGGCCTTATCTCCAATGCGACAGCTTGCTTTTATCAGCCGCCTTCACCAGCTAGTATTAGACAATTCACAGTTTATCATTGCTACTCATTCACCGATTATTTTATCCTATCCTAATTCCTACATATATAATATTGATGGAAGCGGCATTAATAAGATCGAATATGAGCAAACGGATCATTTTATGATTAATAAACATTTTTTCAATAATCGCAAAGCCGTACTGAATGAGTTAATGCAAGTATAA
- a CDS encoding aspartate aminotransferase family protein codes for MKRQIKDNMPEFIGLREAMELSREQNRENHRKFINPELVNLMGLLNFDKCFVKAQGASLWDKDNDEYLDFLGGYGALNLGHNHPEINAAVEAVKEFPNLLQAALNPLAGALARNLALFTPGELQYSFFSNSGAEAVEGALKLARASTGRTKFISCEGSFHGKSFGALSVTGREKYRKPFAPLLPGVDFIPYGDAKALEQALSQKDVAAFIVEPIQGEGGIIVPPEGYLKKVRDICTTYNTLLIVDEIQTGFGRTGKLFACEEDGIVPDILCLSKSFGGGVMSLAAYTTTEKIWKKAYGSIEKATLHTSTFGGNSRAVAAGIATLEILFRDDLSRQAAEKGEYLMGKLQELQKKYPFLKEVRGRGLMIGLEFAQPEKGLLNRLTGGTVEKLASEYLGAMVAGELLNKHRIVTAYTLNNPNVIRLEPPLIVSYEQLDTLLAALEEICSKNRGFGDMVLASGKTILSSFVKKS; via the coding sequence ATGAAAAGACAGATAAAAGACAATATGCCTGAATTTATAGGGCTGAGAGAAGCTATGGAATTATCCCGGGAACAAAATCGGGAAAATCACCGAAAATTTATAAATCCCGAGTTGGTAAATCTCATGGGACTTTTAAATTTTGATAAGTGTTTTGTTAAGGCGCAAGGGGCGTCGCTATGGGATAAAGACAATGATGAATACTTAGATTTTTTAGGAGGCTATGGGGCATTAAACCTAGGACATAACCACCCTGAGATCAATGCAGCAGTTGAGGCAGTAAAGGAATTTCCAAATCTGCTGCAAGCGGCTCTAAACCCTTTAGCAGGGGCATTAGCGCGAAACCTAGCATTATTCACTCCTGGAGAACTGCAATACTCATTTTTTAGTAACAGTGGAGCAGAAGCTGTGGAAGGGGCATTAAAACTAGCTAGAGCCTCTACTGGAAGAACAAAATTTATTTCCTGTGAAGGCTCTTTCCATGGAAAATCCTTCGGAGCTCTGTCGGTTACAGGCCGGGAGAAATATAGGAAACCTTTTGCCCCTCTACTGCCGGGTGTAGACTTTATTCCGTATGGAGATGCCAAAGCCCTTGAACAAGCTTTGAGCCAGAAAGATGTAGCGGCCTTTATCGTGGAACCCATTCAAGGAGAAGGAGGAATTATTGTTCCACCGGAAGGATACTTGAAAAAGGTTAGAGATATTTGTACAACTTATAATACGCTGCTTATTGTTGACGAGATCCAAACAGGATTTGGACGTACTGGAAAACTTTTTGCCTGTGAAGAGGACGGCATTGTACCTGATATTTTATGTCTGTCCAAATCTTTCGGAGGCGGGGTGATGTCATTAGCTGCCTATACTACAACAGAAAAAATATGGAAAAAGGCCTATGGCAGTATAGAAAAAGCGACACTACATACTTCTACCTTTGGCGGAAATTCGAGGGCGGTAGCAGCAGGAATTGCCACCTTAGAAATTCTCTTTAGAGATGATTTATCCCGTCAGGCTGCTGAAAAGGGCGAATATCTCATGGGGAAATTACAGGAGCTCCAGAAAAAATATCCCTTCTTAAAAGAAGTTCGCGGAAGAGGGCTTATGATTGGACTTGAGTTTGCTCAGCCTGAGAAGGGGCTGCTTAATAGACTGACTGGGGGAACGGTGGAAAAGTTAGCTAGTGAATATTTGGGTGCTATGGTAGCTGGAGAACTTTTAAATAAACATCGAATTGTTACGGCATATACCTTGAACAATCCGAATGTGATACGCTTAGAACCGCCTCTGATCGTATCTTATGAGCAACTTGATACATTACTTGCAGCATTGGAAGAAATATGCTCAAAAAATAGAGGATTTGGAGATATGGTTTTAGCCAGTGGTAAAACTATTTTGAGTTCTTTCGTTAAAAAATCTTGA
- a CDS encoding DNA mismatch repair protein MutS: MPINTFSNRLHTLRSQEVKQQETSNRISNIRMLVFLIGAGITSFCFVKIDSIYGYFVLLLSLIPFIYFVLKHQQVKRELNKIRCKIEINEKYLSRMDGSWINFKENGQEFIDPGHSYTGDLDIFGEKSLFQWINVAHTFYGRKTVKKFLATSEKDIELIKRRQQAVKELAEKGNFVEELQCLGMLAADIEKDPSSLIAYAENPSQRFQRKWLQSIFYILPVATVLSLILFLFEISIPTFIPLSLIFVQMILTAIGFKENSLALNTVHKFKENLDAFNQFISLIEKEKFQDKYLTRLQSDLLQEAKAASLRVKHLERIVTASELRYNLISFSIMNFLMLWDFHCVFALEAWKKQNGKLIRSWLHTIGHFEALTSLGVILQLHPQWSFPAFAEKGLLFSAVDIGHPLLVETKSVRNNIDMKNTICVITGSNMSGKTTLLRTIGINLVLAYCGAPVSASKLECSIMNIFTSMRINDDLNSGISTFYAELLRIKTIIDFSHKQQDMIFLIDEIFRGTNSRDRVLGAASVLKNLNKDWIIGLISTHDFELCNLEKDTNGKIVNYHFTENYVNNEIQFDYKLRTGQCTTTNAKYLMKMVGIELYE, from the coding sequence ATGCCGATCAATACATTTTCAAATCGCTTGCATACTCTTAGAAGCCAGGAAGTAAAACAACAGGAGACCTCTAATCGAATTAGCAATATTCGTATGCTAGTATTTTTAATAGGCGCAGGGATTACTAGCTTCTGTTTTGTCAAAATAGATTCCATTTATGGATATTTCGTTTTGCTCCTATCTCTGATACCATTTATTTACTTTGTGCTTAAACATCAACAGGTCAAAAGAGAATTAAATAAGATCCGCTGTAAAATTGAGATTAATGAAAAGTATCTCAGTAGAATGGACGGAAGTTGGATCAATTTTAAAGAAAACGGGCAGGAGTTTATTGATCCAGGTCATTCTTATACTGGAGATCTAGATATATTCGGAGAAAAATCTTTGTTCCAGTGGATCAATGTTGCACACACCTTTTATGGAAGAAAGACAGTAAAGAAGTTCCTTGCAACTTCAGAAAAGGATATCGAATTAATCAAGAGACGACAGCAGGCTGTAAAAGAGCTGGCAGAAAAGGGCAACTTTGTCGAGGAATTACAGTGTCTCGGTATGCTTGCAGCAGACATTGAAAAGGACCCTAGCAGTCTAATTGCTTATGCGGAAAATCCTTCACAACGATTTCAACGTAAGTGGCTACAAAGTATCTTTTATATACTGCCTGTGGCAACGGTTCTCTCATTGATTCTGTTTCTTTTTGAAATTTCGATTCCTACTTTTATACCATTGAGTCTGATTTTCGTCCAAATGATACTTACCGCCATTGGTTTTAAAGAAAACTCCCTAGCATTAAATACGGTACACAAATTTAAAGAAAATCTGGACGCTTTCAATCAGTTTATTTCCCTAATTGAAAAAGAAAAATTTCAGGATAAGTATCTGACCCGGTTGCAATCCGACCTATTACAGGAAGCCAAAGCAGCGTCTCTACGAGTAAAGCATCTTGAAAGAATTGTAACAGCTAGTGAACTTCGTTATAATCTCATCTCATTTAGTATCATGAACTTTCTCATGCTGTGGGATTTTCATTGTGTCTTCGCATTAGAGGCTTGGAAGAAGCAAAATGGAAAATTGATACGAAGTTGGCTTCATACCATTGGTCACTTTGAAGCACTGACAAGTCTAGGTGTCATCTTACAGCTACATCCCCAATGGAGTTTTCCTGCCTTCGCGGAAAAAGGACTATTGTTTTCAGCAGTCGACATAGGGCATCCGCTACTCGTTGAAACCAAAAGTGTACGCAACAATATTGATATGAAAAATACGATTTGTGTAATTACAGGATCAAATATGTCAGGAAAAACTACCTTATTACGAACCATCGGTATAAACCTTGTCCTGGCCTATTGTGGAGCTCCCGTCTCAGCCAGCAAGCTGGAATGTTCCATTATGAATATCTTTACATCTATGAGAATTAATGATGATTTAAACAGTGGCATATCAACCTTCTATGCGGAACTGCTGCGCATAAAAACCATCATTGATTTTTCACATAAACAACAAGACATGATTTTTTTAATTGATGAAATATTTCGCGGCACCAATTCACGAGATCGTGTTCTAGGAGCTGCCAGTGTGTTGAAAAATTTAAATAAGGATTGGATTATCGGACTGATTTCCACCCATGACTTTGAACTATGCAATCTAGAGAAAGATACAAATGGCAAAATTGTAAACTATCATTTCACTGAGAACTATGTAAATAATGAAATACAGTTTGACTATAAACTTCGCACTGGACAGTGCACAACTACCAATGCGAAATATCTGATGAAAATGGTGGGCATCGAATTATACGAGTAG
- a CDS encoding GNAT family protein codes for MKNNNITDIFPVITTSRLILRELTNQDAEALHKYWTDSDVLEYLSIDPFASIQESLDMIAILKNLYGDSQGARWVITLKDSGKIIGTCGFHNFKSEHRRAEMGYELGKEYWNLGIMTEALQAIIHYGFDTLQYNRIEAFVNFGNVRSKKVLERNGFKLDGLLREYEFNRGKFVDQYCYSLLKSEYQV; via the coding sequence TTGAAAAATAATAATATTACGGATATATTTCCTGTTATTACAACAAGTCGGTTAATTCTTCGCGAATTAACCAACCAAGATGCTGAAGCGTTACATAAATATTGGACAGATTCGGATGTTCTGGAATATCTTTCCATCGATCCTTTTGCCAGCATACAAGAAAGCCTTGATATGATTGCTATCCTAAAAAATTTATACGGTGATAGTCAAGGAGCCAGATGGGTGATCACATTAAAGGATAGCGGAAAGATAATTGGCACATGCGGTTTTCATAACTTTAAAAGTGAGCACCGTAGAGCTGAAATGGGTTATGAGCTGGGAAAAGAATACTGGAACCTGGGAATTATGACGGAAGCGTTACAGGCTATTATTCACTACGGGTTTGATACGCTGCAATATAATCGGATTGAGGCGTTTGTTAATTTTGGTAATGTAAGGTCAAAAAAAGTATTAGAGAGAAACGGTTTTAAATTAGATGGTTTACTTAGAGAATACGAGTTTAATCGTGGTAAATTCGTTGATCAATATTGTTATTCTTTATTAAAATCTGAGTATCAAGTGTAA
- a CDS encoding EamA family transporter: MSDQTTLCNNFDIRNIATANPSPRMKFQNIHLLLMTVPIFLGTSYVAAKIGMQQLLPLNLVILRFVVASFVFTLILLLKKGTSSIDKKDIPQFFTLGFFAITSFFYIHYTGLQYTTSTNAGLIMATTPVFAALFCIITKKEKVTTRSRIGICIAFMGVLLVISQGKFGDLFHQKTLLGDGLLILNALVWAWFTLKGKTVLEKYSPFTAMAYIHISGTILLLPFAFFPTVFAETSLLQQLPTISRATLLATAYLAVFCSVYSYFIWYLGISKIGAVKTAIFSYFNPIMAIVAGILFFDDKLTLSIALGGLFVILGVYITNQKNALSSDNTISAK; encoded by the coding sequence ATGAGTGACCAAACTACTCTTTGTAACAACTTTGACATTAGAAACATCGCAACTGCTAACCCTTCCCCTCGGATGAAATTCCAAAACATACACCTGCTTTTAATGACTGTTCCTATATTTCTTGGAACTTCCTATGTTGCAGCTAAAATAGGGATGCAACAACTTCTTCCTCTGAACCTAGTTATCTTACGTTTTGTTGTTGCCTCTTTCGTGTTTACCCTTATTCTATTACTTAAAAAGGGAACTAGCTCCATCGATAAAAAAGATATACCTCAATTTTTCACACTTGGCTTCTTTGCGATTACTTCCTTTTTCTATATTCATTATACTGGTTTACAATATACAACCAGTACAAATGCCGGTCTCATTATGGCAACGACCCCGGTCTTTGCTGCTTTATTCTGCATAATTACTAAAAAAGAAAAAGTGACTACTCGTAGTAGGATAGGAATCTGTATTGCCTTTATGGGTGTTCTGCTAGTCATCAGCCAAGGAAAATTTGGCGATCTATTCCACCAAAAGACACTTTTAGGAGACGGTTTACTGATCCTAAATGCACTCGTTTGGGCCTGGTTTACTCTTAAAGGTAAAACAGTGTTAGAAAAATATAGTCCATTTACCGCAATGGCTTATATTCATATTTCTGGAACCATTCTATTGCTGCCATTTGCATTTTTTCCAACGGTATTTGCGGAAACATCACTGTTGCAGCAACTTCCCACAATTAGCAGGGCTACCCTCTTAGCCACCGCATATTTAGCTGTTTTTTGCTCCGTTTATTCATACTTTATTTGGTATTTAGGAATCTCAAAGATCGGTGCCGTTAAAACAGCAATCTTCAGTTATTTTAACCCAATTATGGCTATCGTAGCAGGCATACTGTTTTTTGATGATAAACTGACTCTATCGATTGCTTTAGGTGGATTATTCGTCATTTTAGGTGTATATATCACCAATCAAAAAAATGCCCTCTCTTCAGATAACACTATATCTGCCAAATAA
- a CDS encoding LysR family transcriptional regulator: MDIRDMKNFYAIVEEGNISNAAKRLNIAQPPLSKQMKQLEDDLGVQLFERGSRRIRLTEAGQLLRERVEQILGLVDGTVKEITELNSGLVGTLSIGTVTTSGATLLPNLLHQFHNVYPHVTFQLWEGDGSRILELLNNRVIEIGIIRAPFDSEIYESITLPDEPLVIAMRKDGSLCGDDPVNVRLIELANQPLIVPLRWKAMFVEWCEKVGFTPNIVCISDGILLNIIWTKLGIGMALVPKSTEGLISDSELTYKTIVEPAVSTQTVIVWARNHKLSASSKHFLDLLKDMILK; the protein is encoded by the coding sequence ATGGATATTCGGGATATGAAGAACTTTTATGCCATTGTTGAGGAGGGGAATATTAGCAATGCTGCGAAGCGTCTTAATATAGCGCAGCCGCCCCTTAGTAAGCAGATGAAGCAATTAGAAGATGATCTTGGAGTTCAATTGTTTGAGCGCGGCAGTCGTAGAATCAGATTGACCGAAGCTGGTCAGTTATTACGGGAGCGGGTAGAACAAATCTTAGGATTAGTCGATGGTACAGTTAAAGAAATTACTGAATTGAACTCAGGTTTAGTCGGTACACTTTCTATAGGAACGGTTACCACATCTGGGGCAACATTGCTGCCAAACTTACTTCACCAATTTCATAATGTATATCCTCATGTTACATTCCAACTATGGGAAGGGGACGGCAGTCGGATTTTAGAGTTATTGAATAATCGAGTCATTGAGATTGGTATTATACGAGCCCCTTTTGATTCGGAAATTTACGAATCAATTACTCTACCCGATGAGCCGCTAGTAATTGCGATGCGAAAGGATGGAAGCCTTTGTGGCGATGATCCTGTCAATGTTCGGCTGATTGAACTTGCTAACCAGCCGTTGATTGTTCCATTAAGGTGGAAAGCCATGTTCGTAGAATGGTGCGAGAAGGTCGGGTTTACGCCAAACATCGTATGTATTAGTGATGGGATTTTACTCAATATAATATGGACAAAATTGGGGATTGGTATGGCCTTAGTTCCGAAGTCTACCGAGGGACTTATTTCTGATTCAGAATTGACTTACAAAACAATTGTGGAGCCTGCCGTATCAACGCAAACGGTAATTGTCTGGGCGAGAAATCACAAATTGTCTGCTAGTAGTAAGCATTTTTTGGATTTGTTAAAAGATATGATTCTTAAGTAA
- a CDS encoding VOC family protein, protein MVASASSSNDVNVVTPCLKVVDRIDHLVLTVVDIEKAIEFYSTVLGMDVVRFGSGRVALSFGNQKINLHQVGKEFEPKAKVPMPGSADLCFITNILLEDVIKHLKANSIGIEDGPVMRTGALGSIKSVYIRDPDKNLIEISNYQK, encoded by the coding sequence GTGGTAGCAAGTGCGTCGTCAAGTAATGATGTAAATGTAGTTACTCCGTGCCTAAAAGTAGTGGATAGAATCGATCATCTTGTTTTGACGGTTGTTGATATCGAAAAAGCAATAGAATTTTACTCGACGGTCTTGGGAATGGATGTTGTCAGATTTGGCAGTGGACGAGTTGCGTTGTCTTTTGGCAATCAAAAGATTAATCTTCATCAGGTGGGAAAAGAATTTGAACCCAAAGCGAAAGTACCTATGCCAGGTTCAGCAGATCTGTGCTTTATTACAAATATCCTGCTGGAGGATGTCATAAAACACCTTAAAGCTAATAGTATTGGGATTGAAGACGGCCCTGTTATGAGAACAGGAGCTCTTGGTTCTATAAAATCAGTTTATATAAGGGATCCTGATAAAAACCTTATAGAGATTTCAAATTATCAAAAGTAG